In Aspergillus luchuensis IFO 4308 DNA, chromosome 1, nearly complete sequence, the following are encoded in one genomic region:
- the fma-PKS gene encoding polyketide synthase fmaB (COG:Q;~EggNog:ENOG410PFKE;~InterPro:IPR016036,IPR016035,IPR016039,IPR042104, IPR014030,IPR011032,IPR013968,IPR013154,IPR001227, IPR032821,IPR014031,IPR014043,IPR020806,IPR020807, IPR020843,IPR020841,IPR009081,IPR036736,IPR036291;~PFAM:PF16197,PF08659,PF00550,PF02801,PF00698, PF13602,PF14765,PF00107,PF00109,PF08240;~SMCOG1022:Beta-ketoacyl synthase;~antiSMASH:Cluster_1.16;~go_function: GO:0016491 - oxidoreductase activity [Evidence IEA];~go_function: GO:0016740 - transferase activity [Evidence IEA];~go_function: GO:0016746 - transferase activity, transferring acyl groups [Evidence IEA];~go_function: GO:0031177 - phosphopantetheine binding [Evidence IEA];~go_process: GO:0055114 - oxidation-reduction process [Evidence IEA]), with translation MNGNMNEHPKLNGVSGTNHAPSQDPHVEFPNSSSPYIQEPVAVVSMACRLPDTCHTPRAFWKFLEQGRIAINTPPGTRYSLNTHYDGSLKPQTMASPGGMFLQDVDPRDIDAQFFHLSGIEATSMDPQQRQLLEVVYEGLENAGVTLEQLDGASVGCFVSSFASDYGDMQARDPENRASATVVGVGRAMLSNRLSHFLNIKGPSMTIDTACSGALIGIDLAMRYLQSKEIDSAIVAGANLYCSPEHVMDHYMGANGAASLSGRCHTFDSKADGYIKAEAVNMVYLKRLSDAIKEKDPIRAIIRGTATNSDGWTAGIASPNPEAQSAAIRQAYRNAGIADLSLTSYVEFHGTGTRAGDSLEANGVATVFTPFQAPDRPLRIGSVKSNIGHSEPAAGLSGLLKTVLSLEHGVIPGNPTFIDPSPKIDFAALRLYTSRTPTTWPEVPFRRASINSFGYGGSNAHVIVDEARDLGHHHVSSYVNEETDDLFAEESATRPYLLVFSANDEKALDAQAAALDRHLSDPAVKVSLRDLAYTLSERRSRHYHRSFTITSSTTLDLATLNQGHISEQEPKVGFVFTGQGAQWPTMGRGLVETFPLAAHTIQHLDRILQDAHDPPSWSLYKELTADGAQVQRPELSQPLVTALQLALLALFQASGVVPQAVIGHSSGEIAAAVAAGYITPEQAILIAYYRGKATSEAVYQAPVGMMAVGLGPDQVLPYLEGSTIEIACINSPQSVTLSGIKSELVPIEERVKNDGYFARLLRVDAAYHSHHMKSVAGRYEDLLRQHVEWPKHSKNQRQSLMVSSTTGKALETPPGPAYWVANMVSPVLFSQAAHELVTGPEAVDCLFEIGPSDALSGPINQTKNAASSSVKYVSAWKRGPNAISTLLHAAGTLFTMGYPISLTAFNDDGGEAHPVFVSDLPNYQWNHSVKYWHESESSQDWRFRKFPYHDLLGSKILGSPWTNPTWKNVLRLSDITWLRDHLLGDSVIFPAAGYIAMAIEAIYQKTYATGQIPEGTSISELPFKLRNVTFPRMLTLDTKAGTKILLSLQPCSSTKESWHEFTVSTITKDGSIEEHCRGLVGVANQSLPRPLANASDIAPLQHPVPGAVWYKAMRRVGYHFGPAFQPCQQVEAKADSRQCRALVRLQAPESRYPQSQYAMHPAAIDGCLQIATVALNRGHHSAINTLMPPALIDDLVIFPHTVASGDEAIVASEAVWSGVGRPDDNKRYVSDIRTIAQGSNELVFHLEGLRYHAINASVDRPHAFTEVVWNPDIDFLTSTQMAYILQRALPSQNGNDEGNGDAAAAALTQMAKLLSLIAHKRPSAKVLEVAARDGPAAGESLYLDHIRSRVGPIVQGCNYRYLAPSQQAGLVAHEKYAAEPRVAVQVVDADHGLFDDTDGKYDFIILKVDEGAHEVEQIIRQARDIVTVNGYLVVVRVVGLPFLNGDSSSSTGLDTVNIIQTSRSGVLNLLYVGRLREKDLETDFQNRQSTKVHLLHFGSPVPSTNAVQDVLEKKGWTVSQHSLPFEEVLPDSTVVLIEEMEHPILSALSDEQFTALRGLLEKQCRVVWVTRGSQMQVTHPEQGLMFGAARSLRAEYSSNLLLCLDVESPTSSGSLEAIDTALRHITSVANLQDADSEFVERDGMYHVSRVVADAVLNQAQKESEDGEAGGGLPIREDIIHDHNSLIRLVSERPGTLDTLIYKEIPDLPKLADDEVEVEVHAAGMNFKDLANAMGFVPANEHLFGLECTGVVTAIGDAVSTVKPGDRVLMVRRDGGCFANRVRNRWHAVHPLPEWISFEAGTTLGIAVHTAVYGLVTLANLQKGQSVLIHSASGGVGLAAIELCHYLGAEIFVTVGTDAKRDFLAENYGVRRDRMFSSRSTAFAKELMRATKGRGVDVCLNSLTGDMLHESWRCIAENGTLVEIGKKDMLDRNSLSMEPFDRNCSYRALDLSRKSISDETTYQTGVYIMDLVRQRHIRPLYIGATFPFTETVDAFRYMQRGKHIGKVVLSFEQSKSVPLPFRPAGPVFRLRPDGSYLIAGGLKGLCGSIAVYLARHGAKNLVVICRSGYEDPRSQKIIYDCQCLGCHVDQVTGDITSLEDVRRAFTTASLPVIGVIQGAMVLRDSMFSNMTPDEFRQPITPKVAGTWNLHHASLELSTSLDFFTLLSSVSGLVGQLGQANYAAGNTFLDSFAAYRLQQGLPACSINLGPIDDVGYLANDEQGTMLNRVFENRGWTPIHEALLHQILRISILQQTHRLNPSHTGQLVTAIVPGETPFEPVHRFSALAGHSTAKTAGGVDAEAKSKLALLKKASSGDTDYAILLAAAVGLVNPVLMRSLGVGEPLDPTRPLSNYGVDSLVAVELRNWVRQQLEIEVSALEIVGARTLTALCETLLGKLVR, from the exons ATGAACGGTAACATGAATGAACATCCCAAACTCAATGGAGTCAGTGGCACAAACCACGCTCCGAGCCAGGATCCTCACGTGGAGTTtcccaacagcagcagtccCTACATCCAAGAGCCTGTGGCTGTGGTTAGCATGGCCTGCAGGCTACCGGACACATGTCACACCCCGCGAGCCTTCTGGAAGTTCCTCGAGCAGGGGCGAATTGCGATCAACACGCCCCCAGGCACTCGGTACTCCCTGAACACCCATTACGATGGTTCACTAAAGCCGCAGACTATGGCTTCCCCAGGTGGAATGTTCCTACAGGATGTTGACCCCCGCGATATCGATGCCCAGTTCTTTCACCTTTCCGGAATAGAGGCAACCTCTATGGATCCGCAGCAGCGTCAATTGCTAGAGGTTGTCTATGAGGGCCTCGAAAACGCAGGCGTCACCCTGGAACAACTCGATGGGGCGTCGGTTGGCTGCTTTGTTAGCTCGTTCGCCAGTGATTATGGCGACATGCAGGCGCGAGACCCGGAGAACCGTGCATCGGCCActgttgttggggttggtAGAGCCATGCTCAGCAACCGTCTCAGTCACTTCCTCAATATCAAAGGACCAAG TATGACAATCGACACTGCCTGCTCCGGGGCTCTTATCGGAATTGACCTCGCTATGAGATATCTTCAGTCCAAGGAGATAGACTCGGCGATTGTTGCAGGCGCCAATCTATACTGCAGCCCCGAGCATGTCATGGATCATTACATGGGGGCGAATGGCGCCGCGTCGTTATCCGGGCGTTGCCACACGTTCGACTCCAAAGCAGACGGATACATCAAGGCCGAGGCAGTTAACATGGTGTATTTAAAGCGTCTGAGTGATGCTATTAAGGAGAAAGATCCTATTCGCGCCATCATTCGTGGAACTGCTACCAACAGCGATGGCTGGACAGCTGGCATCGCGAGCCCCAACCCCGAAGCACAATCGGCTGCTATACGACAGGCTTATAGGAATGCTGGCATAGCTGACCTCTCGCTGACGAGCTACGTTGAATTCCACGGCACTGGGACAAGAGCGGGTGATTCTCTAGAGGCGAACGGGGTTGCCACCGTCTTCACGCCGTTCCAAGCACCCGATCGCCCCTTGCGAATTGGCTCCGTGAAAAGTAATATTGGTCACTCGGAGCCGGCGGCCGGTCTATCCGGGCTGCTGAAGACTGTACTCAGCCTGGAGCACGGAGTCATTCCTGGGAACCCGACATTTATTGATCCTAGCCCGAAGATTGATTTCGCAGCATTGCGGTTGTATACTTCGCGGACGCCCACTACCTGGCCAGAGGTTCCCTTTCGGAGAGCCAGCATCAACTCGTTTGGGTATGGTGGTTCGAATGCCCATGTCATCGTCGACGAGGCTAGGGACCTCGGTCACCATCATGTCTCTTCTTATGTAAACGAGGAGACAGATGATCTATTTGCGGAGGAATCAGCGACACGACCTTATCTCCTAGTCTTCTCCGCAAACGATGAAAAGGCGCTGGACGCCCAAGCCGCTGCATTGGATCGTCACCTGTCCGATCCGGCTGTCAAAGTCTCTCTTCGTGATCTTGCATATACTTTGAGCGAACGAAGATCTCGCCACTATCACCGATCCTTTACAATCACGAGTAGCACCACTTTAGACCTTGCCACTCTAAATCAAGGCCATATATCCGAGCAGGAGCCCAAGGTTGGGTTCGTCTTTACAGGACAGGGCGCCCAATGGCCAACAATGGGGAGAGGGCTCGTTGAAACATTCCCTCTAGCCGCACATACGATCCAGCACTTGGACAGAATACTACAAGACGCCCATGATCCGCCATCCTGGTCGCTCTACAAAGAGTTGACGGCCGACGGTGCCCAGGTACAACGTCCGGAACTATCTCAGCCGCTTGTCACGGCGCTTCAACTGGCACTGCTAGCTCTATTTCAGGCTTCGGGTGTGGTGCCTCAAGCGGTCATCGGGCATTCATCCGGGGAAATTGCCGCAGCTGTCGCGGCAGGCTACATCACCCCTGAGCAGGCTATCTTGATAGCGTATTATCGGGGTAAAGCTACATCCGAAGCTGTCTACCAGGCACCTGTCGGGATGATGGCTGTCGGTCTTGGACCTGATCAGGTCTTACCATACTTGGAGGGCTCTACTATTGAAATTGCCTGCATCAACAGCCCGCAGAGCGTCACCCTCTCAGGCATCAAATCGGAACTTGTTCCCATTGAAGAACGTGTCAAGAATGATGGGTACTTTGCACGACTACTTCGTGTGGATGCAGCATATCATTCCCACCATATGAAGTCCGTCGCTGGGCGATATGAGGATCTGCTGAGGCAACATGTCGAGTGGCCAAAGCATAGTAAGAACCAGAGGCAATCACTAATGGTGTCGTCGACCACCGGCAAGGCACTCGAAACCCCACCCGGGCCTGCCTACTGGGTCGCCAATATGGTTTCGCCTGTGCTCTTTAGCCAGGCGGCACATGAGCTGGTAACGGGACCAGAGGCTGTGGATTGCCTTTTCGAAATTGGGCCAAGTGACGCACTATCCGGACCAATAAACCAGACCAAAAACGCCGCCTCCTCATCAGTTAAGTATGTCTCGGCCTGGAAGCGCGGCCCTAACGCGATCTCAACCTTGCTACATGCAGCAGGGACGCTATTCACCATGGGCTACCCCATATCCCTGACAGCATTCAACGATGATGGAGGCGAAGCTCACCCTGTGTTTGTGTCGGACCTGCCCAACTACCAGTGGAACCACTCCGTGAAATACTGGCACGAGAGTGAATCCAGTCAAGACTGGCGCTTCCGCAAGTTCCCCTATCATGACCTCCTTGGCAGCAAAATCCTCGGCAGCCCATGGACTAATCCAACATGGAAGAATGTGTTGCGGCTAAGCGACATCACTTGGCTGCGCGACCATCTTCTCGGAGACAGCGTCATCTTCCCCGCGGCGGGCTACATTGCTATGGCCATCGAAGCCATCTACCAGAAGACGTATGCGACGGGGCAGATCCCCGAGGGGACTTCCATCTCTGAACTCCCTTTCAAACTGCGCAACGTGACATTCCCCCGAATGCTCACATTGGACACAAAAGCCGGTACCAAGATCCTATTGTCGTTGCAACCGTGCTCCAGCACTAAGGAGTCCTGGCACGAGTTTACGGTCAGCACGATCACGAAGGATGGCTCAATTGAAGAACACTGCCGAGGCCTTGTAGGCGTTGCTAATCAAAGTCTTCCTCGACCACTTGCCAATGCGTCAGATATTGCACCTTTGCAACACCCGGTCCCAGGCGCCGTATGGTACAAGGCCATGCGTCGGGTTGGCTACCACTTCGGCCCTGCCTTCCAGCCCTGCCAGCAAGTTGAGGCCAAGGCGGACTCGCGTCAGTGCCGGGCGCTGGTACGACTGCAAGCACCCGAATCTCGTTACCCGCAGAGCCAATATGCAATGCATCCCGCCGCAATCGACGGCTGCTTACAGATTGCTACTGTCGCCCTTAACCGTGGTCATCATTCTGCCATTAACACCCTCATGCCTCCTGCACTCATTGATGATCTCGTGATATTCCCGCACACGGTTGCATCTGGCGATGAAGCGATTGTAGCCTCGGAGGCCGTATGGAGTGGTGTTGGGCGTCCAGATGACAATAAACGTTATGTCAGTGATATCAGAACAATCGCTCAGGGAAGCAATGAGCTCGTCTTCCACCTCGAGGGACTGCGATATCACGCAATAAATGCGAGTGTTGACCGTCCTCATGCGTTCACGGAGGTCGTTTGGAACCCAGACATTGACTTCCTCACTTCCACCCAGATGGCATATATACTACAGCGAGCGTTGCCATCACAAAACGGCAATGACGAGGGCAATGGAGATGCCGCCGCGGCAGCCTTGACGCAGATGGCCAAGCTGCTGTCACTGATAGCCCACAAACGCCCATCGGCCAAAGTGCTGGAGGTGGCGGCGCGCGACGGCCCAGCAGCTGGCGAGTCCCTGTACCTCGACCATATCCGATCCAGGGTGGGTCCAATTGTCCAGGGGTGTAACTATCGCTACTTGGCGCCATCCCAGCAAGCTGGGCTGGTGGCCCATGAGAAATACGCGGCGGAACCGCGTGTTGCTGTGCAGGTGGTGGATGCAGATCATGGACTTTTTGATGATACCGATGGGAAGTACGACTTTATTATCTTGAAGGTCGATGAAGGGGCGCATGAAGTTGAGCAAATCATCCGGCAGGCACGAGATATCGTGACAGTGAATGGATATTTGGTTGTGGTGAGGGTAGTAGGGCTCCCATTTCTGAATG GTGACTCTTCCAGCTCAACTGGTCTCGACACTGTTAATATTATCCAGACCTCCAGGAGTGGCGTCCTCAATCTGCTCTATGTTGGAAGACTGAGGGAGAAAGACCTAGAGACGGACTTTCAGAACAGACAGAGTACAAAGGTGCACTTGCTTCATTTTGGCAGTCCGGTCCCCTCCACAAACGCGGTTCAAGATGTTCTTGAAAAGAAGGGATGGACCGTATCGCAGCACAGTCTACCATTCGAAGAAGTCCTCCCGGATAGCACGGTCGTGCTGATAGAAGAGATGGAACACCCGATTCTCTCCGCCCTATCAGATGAGCAGTTCACCGCACTACGAGGTCTGCTAGAGAAGCAATGCCGTGTGGTGTGGGTCACTAGGGG ATCTCAGATGCAAGTTACCCATCCAGAGCAAGGCCTCATGTTTGGGGCTGCACGCTCACTTCGGGCAGAATATTCTTCCAACCTGCTCTTGTGTCTGGATGTCGAATCTCCAACCAGTTCCGGCAGCTTGGAGGCGATTGATACGGCTCTTCGCCATATCACATCTGTCGCTAACCTCCAGGATGCTGATAGTGAGTTCGTGGAGCGGGATGGGATGTACCATGTCAGTAGAGTGGTCGCAGATGCTGTGCTCAATCAGGCCCAGAAGGAAagtgaagacggagaagcaggagggggACTACCTATTCGCGAGGACATCATCCACGATCACAATTCCCTCATTCGATTGGTCAGTGAACGACCTGGTACATTGGATACACTCATATATAAGGAGATCCCCGATCTGCCGAAGCTCGCAGACGACGAGGTCGAGGTCGAGGTCCACGCCGCAGGGATGAATTTCAAGGACCTGGCCAACGCAATGGGATTCGTGCCGGCCAATGAGCACCTGTTTGGCTTAGAGTGTACTGGAGTCGTCACAGCCATTGGAGACGCTGTGTCCACTGTCAAACCCGGAGACCGAGTGCTCATGGTCCGACGAGACGGAGGCTGTTTTGCCAATAGGGTGAGAAACCGCTGGCATGCTGTTCACCCGTTGCCCGAATGGATCTCGTTCGAAGCTGGTACAACCCTTGGGATTGCAGTGCACACAGCAGTCTACGGCCTCGTCACGTTGGCCAACCTTCAAAAGGGGCAGTCTGTCCTGATCCATTCCGCATCGGGTGGAGTCGGCCTGGCTGCCATCGAGCTCTGTCACTATCTCGGGGCAGAGATCTTCGTAACAGTAGGCACGGACGCGAAACGGGACTTCTTAGCTGAGAATTACGGAGTGCGGCGAGACCGCATGTTCTCCTCTCGCAGCACGGCCTTCGCGAAAGAACTGATGCGGGCGACCAAAGGCCGAGGGGTCGATGTCTGTCTCAACTCCCTGACCGGAGACATGTTGCACGAGAGCTGGAGATGTATCGCCGAGAACGGCACTCTCGTTGAAATCGGAAAGAAGGACATGCTCGATCGAAACAGTCTCTCCATGGAGCCCTTTGACCGCAACTGCTCTTACCGTGCCCTGGATCTCTCGCGAAAGAGCATCAGTGATGAGACCACCTATCAAACGGGAGTCTACATCATGGACCTCGTGAGGCAACGCCATATTAGACCACTGTACATCGGCGCGACCTTCCCCTTTACCGAGACTGTGGACGCATTCAGGTACATGCAGCGAGGAAAGCACATCGGCAAAGTAGTTCTCTCCTTCGAGCAGAGCAAGTCCGTGCCCCTACCCTTTCGGCCAGCAGGACCTGTCTTCCGCCTGCGCCCAGACGGCTCATACCTCATTGCCGGTGGACTCAAGGGCCTTTGTGGAAGCATTGCAGTTTACCTGGCGCGGCATGGAGCGAAGAATCTGGTGGTCATCTGTCGCAGTGGGTACGAGGACCCGCGATCGCAGAAGATCATCTACGACTGCCAGTGCCTGGGATGCCATGTAGATCAGGTAACAGGGGATATCACATCCCTTGAGGACGTCCGCCGTGCCTTTACCACCGCCTCGTTGCCCGTCATCGGCGTGATTCAAGGCGCAATGGTCCTCCGCGACAGCATGTTTTCGAATATGACGCCTGACGAGTTTCGACAACCTATCACACCCAAGGTTGCCGGAACTTGGAACCTGCATCACGCGTCGCTCGAGCTATCGACCTCATTGGATTTCTTtaccctcctctccagcgTGAGTGGCTTAGTAGGACAGCTCGGACAAGCGAACTATGCGGCGGGCAACACCTTCCTCGACTCCTTCGCCGCGTACCGCCTGCAGCAGGGCCTTCCAGCCTGCTCGATCAATCTCGGTCCCATCGACGATGTTGGCTATCTCGCCAACGACGAGCAAGGTACAATGCTCAATCGTGTCTTCGAAAATCGCGGCTGGACCCCCATCCACGAGGCCCTGCTGCATCAAATCCTGCGCATCAGTATCCTCCAGCAGACGCACCGTCTCAATCCATCCCACACCGGGCAACTCGTCACAGCGATTGTACCCGGCGAGACTCCCTTCGAGCCCGTTCACCGATTCAGCGCCCTGGCAGGTCATAGTACAGCCAAGACCGCCGGCGGCGTCGACGCCGAAGCTAAATCCAAGCTGGCGCTCCTAAAGAAGGCCTCATCGGGCGACACTGACTATGCCATTTTGCTCGCTGCCGCCGTGGGACTGGTGAATCCTGTCCTCATGCGCAGTTTGGGTGTCGGGGAACCGTTGGACCCGACTCGACCGCTGAGCAACTACGGAGTTGACTCGCTGGTCGCAGTGGAGTTGAGGAACTGGGTCCGTCAGCAGTTGGAGATCGAGGTTAGCGCGCTTGAGATCGTGGGTGCTAGGACTCTGACGGCGTTGTGTGAGACGCTTCTGGGCAAATTGGTGCGGTAG
- a CDS encoding DsbA family oxidoreductase (COG:Q;~EggNog:ENOG410PHMX;~InterPro:IPR036249,IPR001853;~PFAM:PF01323;~antiSMASH:Cluster_1.16;~go_function: GO:0016491 - oxidoreductase activity [Evidence IEA]), with amino-acid sequence MTNFNIQIISDTVCPWCYVGYRRLTRAITTHKATHPADTFTLTWHAFYLNPNSPSFPGLDKTEYYKSKFGADRALAIFDRLGAVGQSEGIKFSFGGRTGNTRDSHRLMWYAGQKEKEKKNVEEKKEEENVIGGLQTRVAEELFRAYFEEEKNVTDREVLVQAGVGAGLERSEVERLLDGEEGGKEVDLEAEKARRQLVTGVPYYMVQGQYAVEGADEPETFLEVFEQVKKST; translated from the exons ATGACCAACTTCAACATCCAAATCATCTCCGACACCGTCTGCCCG TGGTGCTACGTCGGCTACCGCCGCCTCACACGCGCCATCACAACCCACAAAGCCACCCACCCGGCAGACACATTCACCCTAACCTGGCACGCCTTCTACCTGAACCCGAACTCGCCGAGTTTCCCCGGCCTGGACAAGACCGAATACTACAAGTCGAAGTTCGGCGCTGACCGCGCACTTGCCATCTTCGATCGACTGGGTGCCGTGGGCCAGAGCGAAGGAATCAAGTTCAGTTTTGGTGGGAGGACGGGGAATACGCGGGACTCGCATCGGTTGATGTGGTATGCggggcagaaggagaaggagaagaagaatgtagaagagaagaaagaagaagagaatgtgATTGGGGGGTTGCAGACgagggtggcggaggagttgTTCCGGGCGTAttttgaagaggagaagaatgtGACGGATCGAGAGGTGTTGGTGCAGGCGGGGGTGGGGGCAGGATTGGAGAGAAGTGAGGTTGAGAGGTtgttggatggggaggagggaggaaaggaggTTGAtttggaggcggagaaggcgAGAAGGCAGTTGGTGACGGGCGTGCCGTACTATATGGTTCAGGGACAGTATGCTGTAGAGGGGGCGGATGAGCCGGAGACCTTTTTGGAGGTGTTTGAGCAGGTGAAGAAGAGTACTTAA
- a CDS encoding 6-phosphofructo-2-kinase PFK26 (COG:G;~EggNog:ENOG410PHF2;~InterPro:IPR013079,IPR013078,IPR027417,IPR001345, IPR003094,IPR029033;~SMCOG1101:phosphoglycerate mutase;~antiSMASH:Cluster_1.16;~go_function: GO:0003824 - catalytic activity [Evidence IEA];~go_function: GO:0003873 - 6-phosphofructo-2-kinase activity [Evidence IEA];~go_function: GO:0005524 - ATP binding [Evidence IEA];~go_process: GO:0006000 - fructose metabolic process [Evidence IEA];~go_process: GO:0006003 - fructose 2,6-bisphosphate metabolic process [Evidence IEA]), whose product MSQHTDIARSAIMTCASAPDHQRAGAPGKPNGSVSHSGTGKDANLMPPPKSLVGRALGNELHSDSHRGSQVPKDGVGFALTDTPISTAPSSPPFTANTTPSTPGRIRATTLDIPGLTKSKVSPDGRIAQRDVGSKLVIVMVGLPARGKSYVTKKLARYLNWLQHDTEIFNVGERRRVAAGKSPATDGRRPSHRASTIHSELVDSVRRLSVSVGTMNQPSKKSDLRAEAAANASEVAVTSPPEVEGNVPPFDGSLPPPAVPTKILVNGKEEDPSESTIVPPMNASPAEQDAIREASPEPIDQSANFFDPKNQLAVKLREQVALDTLDELLDYILDEGGSVGILDATNSTMERRKAIVDHIRNRAGPELNILFLESSCVDAELLEANMRLKLSGPDYKDQDPVKALEDFKRRVALYEKSYVPLGEYEEKHSMAYIQMIDVGRKIVSHQTHGFLSSQVVYYLLNFNLSPRQIWITRHGESKDNQLGRIGGDSELSENGHRYAKALNRFIDHQKQQWELVQRQKEMLQRLPPRAGDSTPPNPSYIPRDRPRNFCVWSSMMQRSVQTVDYFNEDEYDVKQMKMLDELYAGQMEGMTYDEIREKFPQEYAARRKDKLYYRYPGPGGEGYLDVINRLRAVIIEVERTTDHVLLVTHRSVARVLLAYFRGLKRDEVASLDVPLGMLYMLEPKPYGVEFKAYRYNTDTDWFDYIPDFKLQQTSQY is encoded by the exons ATGTCTCAACACACCGATATTGCACGATCCGCCATCATGACGTGCGCGTCGGCCCCCGATCACCAACGTGCCGGTGCTCCAGGAAAACCAAATGGATCCGTTTCTCACTCGGGAACTGGGAAGGACGCTAATCTTATGCCTCCCCCCAAATCACTGGTCGGACGAGCGCTAGGCAACGAACTGCATTCCGATTCCCACAGGGGATCGCAGGTGCCCAAGGATGGTGTCGGGTTTGCCCTAACAGACACTCCGATTTCTACCGCACCCTCGTCTCCACCTTT TACTGCCAATACTACTCCGTCGACCCCGGGTCGAATTCGTGCCACTACCCTCGATATTCCAGGTCTCACCAAGTCGAAGGTCTCTCCCGATGGACGTATTGCTCAACGTGATGTGGGCTCAAAGTTGGTTATTGTCATGGTCGGCCTCCCTGCTCGGGGCAAGAGTTATGTCACCAAGAAGCTGGCCCGTTACCTTAACTGGCTGCAGCACGATACCGAGATCTTCAACGTAGGAGAACGTCGTCGTGTGGCCGCCGGAAAGTCTCCAGCTACCGATGGACGGCGTCCGAGTCACAGAGCCAGTACCATTCATAGCGAGCTCGTTGATTCCGTGCGTCGGCTCAGTGTCAGCGTTGGCACCATGAATCAGCCGTCGAAGAAGAGTGACCTTAGGGCCGAAGCAGCTGCGAATGCCTCCGAGGTCGCTGTGACCTCGCCCCCTGAAGTTGAAGGCAACGTCCCGCCATTCGATGGCAGCCTCCCGCCTCCTGCGGTCCCTACCAAGATTCTGGTCaacggaaaggaagaggatccTTCCGAGAGCACTATCGTCCCACCGATGAATGCGTCCCCGGCCGAACAGGATGCCATACGCGAGGCATCTCCCGAGCCCATCGACCAGTCAGCCAATTTCTTCGACCCTAAGAATCAGCTGGCCGTGAAGCTGCGAGAGCAGGTGGCTTTGGACACATTGGATGAACTTCTGGATTACATCCTCGATGAGGGCGGCAGTGTCGGCATTCTGGACgccaccaacagcaccatGGAGCGCCGCAAAGCCATCGTCGATCATATCCGCAATCGCGCTGGTCCCGAGCTCAACATCCTGTTCCTTGAAAGCAGCTGCGTGGATGCGGAATTGCTGGAAGCCAACATGCGTCTGAAGCTGTCGGGCCCCGATTACAAGGATCAGGACCCTGTCAAGGCCCTCGAAGACTTCAAACGACGTGTGGCGCTCTATGAGAAGTCCTATGTTCCTCTCGGCGAGTACGAAGAGAAGCACAGCATGGCGTACATCCAGATGATTGATGTTGGACGCAAGATCGTCTCGCATCAGACGCATGGCTTCCTTTCGTCGCAGGTCGTCTATTATTTGCTCAACTTTAACCTCTCCCCGCGTCAAATCTGGATTACCAGACACGGTGAAAGCAAGGACAACCAGCTGGGCCGCATTGGTGGTGACTCGGAATTGAGTGAGAATGGCCATCGCTATGCCAAGGCGCTGAACCGTTTCATCGACCatcagaagcagcagtgGGAGTTGGTTCAGAGACAGAAGGAAATGCTGCAGCGTTTGCCCCCTCGTGCTGGCGATAGCACTCCTCCCAACCCATCGTACATCCCCCGTGACCGGCCTCGCAACTTCTGTGTTTGGTCGTCGATGATGCAACGTTCCGTGCAAACCGTCGACTACTTCAATGAAGATGAGTATGATGTCAAGCAAATGAAGATGCTTGATGAGCTCTATGCTGGCCAGATGGAAGGGATGACTTACGATGAAATCCGCGAAAAGTTCCCTCAGGAGTACGCAGCGCGTCGGAAGGACAAGCTCTACTACCGCTACCCGGGCCCTGGAGGCGAAGGGTATCTGGATGTGATCAACCGGCTTCGCGCCGTGATCATTGAGGTGGAGCGGACGACCGACCATGTGCTGCTGGTCACTCACCGGTCGGTCGCCCGCGTCCTGCTGGCGTACTTCCGTGGCCTGAAGCGCGATGAGGTTGCTTCTTTGGATGTGCCTCTGGGGATGCTTTACATGTTGGAGCCTAAGCCGTACGGTGTTGAATTCAAGGCGTACCGTTACAATACCGATACGGACTGGTTTGACTACATTCCCGACTTTAAGTTGCAGCAGACTTCCCAGTACTAG